A stretch of DNA from Marmota flaviventris isolate mMarFla1 chromosome 16, mMarFla1.hap1, whole genome shotgun sequence:
atttttaaaaactgcaactCCTGAGCAACATGCCCCTCACATTTCTGTTCAGTTGGCTTTATTAAGTGCTAAGATTTCACACTTTCGTATTTAGCAGTGGTATATTGATGCTATGACCAAGTCTGTTTGGGCTTAGTGGTGTTTGTTTCATCGTTTCCACAATGTAATTGCCCAGTGTTTTCATCTGGCAGTAATTGAAAATTCAGCTCTGGTAGTAAAGGAAGACCGTAAAGGATTCCCCACCCCATCTCAGAAGGTAAACTTCTTAGAGTGTCCTTCAAATAAATAGCTTCTTTCCTTTTAGCCAGTGGTTGTTCAACTCCTAAGAACTGGTCAGTTAGGAGGTAAGGTTCAACACTTCATTAATATCCTAGGGTGTGCCTCACTTTGGGGAGCTATGGAAAAAGATTCTTTCTCATCCTAGTTGTCCCCTTTTGTAGGGGAGGGAGATGCATATGATtcttagaaaattttcttttcaatggaATTGACAATTGTTCAGGGGCCAGTAAGTGTTGGGGACCTCCATGATTTTCCACTCCACCTTTTCCTTGTGCTGAGGTAGCCTGCATAGAACTTAGAAAATGGGTTATAGAACTATTCCAAGGAAAGTTAAAGGATGAATGTACACATGCATGTACTGGGGTCCTCACCCAAATGTACACACTATAAAAACAGAGAAAGCTGTATGATTCTTTATATCTTCCCCTATAAAGCAAATGTATATGCAAAAGTGGGGAACACTCTTCATGCTTCCTTCCAAATTTCAGATCTGGCACCTATGTGgaaacttctttcctttttctcatttcacAGTGTTTCAAAGGAAGCAGTAAAACTAATCTATTCGCCCAGATTCTATATCTTCCGGAGAGGTTACTTGTTTGCACCATGTACCAGAGAAATCATTCATGAAGGAGAGTGACTTGGAGAAATGAGAAGGGGCCAATAACGGTCAGGCATACAGCTGATTTGGAGGTGTTCTTACAGAATCCAGGGCCTCCAGGAGCCACGTCCCCAGGATGCATGCAGACCCTTCAGCTTTCCACTCCTAAATCAGATCTGCCGATCCAGCCCCATTGCGGCGTTTTTGCTATGGGGTTGGGGAGGTTGTCGTCAATTGCGAGTTGGTGAGGTGGTATCTTTCGTGCCTGCATAAGAAAGGATCTCTACGTTGCTCTCTCTCGCTTtcactctccccctccctccctgtaaCATGCCAGCCCTTTAATGTGGAGTGTCAGGGAGACGGTGACGTCACCCTGCCCGCTGGGTGGCGTCCCCTCGGTCCGACACGAgttcagagacagagaaaggcGCTGTCAGACTGCGCTCCACTTGGGGCTCGCTTGCCGCAGGTTTCCGCGCGCCCTCACTTTTTGCAGTCGAGGGGACACCTCGCTGCAGTTCAGGCCTTCATCCTCCCAGACCAGGGGTTCCAGAGCCATTAGCTCGCACCAGCGCCCGGATCTTCGAGCGGAGCCCGCCGGAGTCCCGCCCGCTGGATTCGAGGACCCGCTTGGATGCTTCGCCTCCGAGCGCCCTCGGAAGATGGGCCGGCAGCCACGCGCCTAAAGACATCTAGGGGTGACCAGGTACTGCCTGAACCCGCCGGCCCTGACTCGGCACACAGATCGCGGTTCTCTATTTGAGATCCCCAGCGGTGGAATTTTCCGCGTTAGGTTGAGGGACAGCCGCCGGCTTCTATGGGGATGGGTTTGGAGCCAGGAGAATTAAGTTGGGGGTTGGTGGCTCGTGAACTGGATAGGGAAGTTAGCCGGTCCTATCTCAGTTCAAGTAACTTTTAAGGTCTCTTCTCTCAATCCTTAaaatatccccaaccctaaacttctTATTTGAGTCTCTGTTCTGTCGGGAGTTTTTGAGAGCACTTTGGGGTGAGAGTGCAAGACACGCTGGAGGAGACACTTCTGCCCTGGCTGATAAGTGTGCGGGTCCCTAACTAAAAGCCAGCTCTCCGCCTGGTCGCCGGCTGTGCGCCTTTCTGGGGAGTGAGAGTTTGAGGTATCCCCAGGTCTTACTGAAATAATAGGACTCTTGTTTGGGAGGGAAATGAGCACTGAAGGGCCATTTGGCGAAGCTGGGGCTGATTGTGTCAGGCTCAGGTATCACTGTGCCTTGAACTGCCATTTAACGCCCTGCCCCCTAGCAATATTGTCTCTGATCCAACCAAAGTGACAAGTCAGGCTCTCTTCCCGTTTGATCGCGTTGAGGTTTGTTCAGCCTTCCTGGAGGCCACAGAATGTAATGAGAGCTGAGGATCCCCAGGGCAGCAGAGCAAAGGCAGCAGTATAGATGTCATAGGAGCCCATGAAGGAGCACGGAGTGTGACAATTTGTATGACAGTGTATCCTCTGAAATATCTGTAATAACAAAATCCAATATATTTGGTCAAGAGTGGTCATGCTACCTTCACTGATGATTTTCCAGGGCAAAGGGTAGTTTTGGGCCTACGCACTGGACAATTAGCACTGGAAAGGTCACTATTTTCCTACGGAATGCCATTTAGCCTGTTTTTACTTAACATCAATGTCACAAATTTTTCTTTCCCctgctttttctatattttcaacttatgggATATGTTCCCCCATTGTGGCATTCTGTTGACCTGAGATGAAATTAGGAATTTTATCTCATACTTAATCTCAGGCTTTCATTTTTCAAAGCTCCCATGATTACCTACTCTAGGGATTATCTTTACTATGGGGCACCTAAATTCCCCCTAAAGATATAGAGCCATCAAcatagatgaggaaaaaaatgtcacAGACAGTAGTTAGCTTTGAACTgaatttgccttttaaatttaaCCAATAAAGATGCCCAAGAACCGTTTCTTTGAACAGAGCCTTGGTTTAACACGCTGGCCTGAAGTTACTTGCTCCTTGTTATGGAATGAGAGGAAAACAGTTTAAATGTTTACAGATCTTCAACTTCATCTTTTTAAGCTACCTGTCTAGAACCAGAACCACTCAATTAGTTCAACAAACAggattttttggggaaaaaatgaaagtgaaacacTCTATTCTAGTGATAATGAGAATGGCTTTGTACATTTTTCCAcctttcttcccccaccccccaccccacattcTAATTACAGTAACTAAATATCTAACGGCAAGGATTGGGTAGAAGGGATTTCGTTTTTGCTTAAATGAGCTGTATTTCAACCAGTAGTGAATTTCCCCAAGGAAACCACAGATACcacaaaaatcacttttaaaaaggtttgggtttatttatttttaaccaaaatcAATTCATTTTCAAGCAAATGTGAATggtctctctctttaaatttaggttttaaCGATCAAGCCTCAGTTTCATAACTTTTATAATCTGTACTAGTTACAATTGTCATtactttctcatttctagcaGGCAAGTCATTTTATTCCAACTGCTTCCATAAATCCGGGGTAAGGTCTTGAGTTTCTTAGGAACTGACTGCTttagtgtgtggggggggggcggggggcagtaGAAAAATTGCTACCTCCAAATCACTACATTTAATAAAGGGCGACcttgaaggaaattaaaagagaTGGTTTTCCTGCGTCTGAAACTTGGTCACTTGCCTAGTAATAATTATGTCTTAACAGTAATTTTTCAGTAGTGATGCGCCCCACGCCTCTGGTTTAGAACGAAAAGGCTCAAAACAACCTTTTATCCTTTCCCTTCCAGTCTTCAAGGCAAGCCCGGAGGGCTCGGCCCGGGGTTCCACCGCGGAGGAGATGGCTTCCAGCCCGCTGCCGGGGCCCAACGACATCTTGCTGGCTTCCCCGTCCAGCGCCTTCCAGCCCGACGCACTGAGCCAGCCGCGGCCAGGCCACGCCAACCTCAAACCCAACCAGGTGGGCCAGGTGATCCTCTACGGCATTCCCATCGTGTCGTTGGTGATCGATGGGCAGGAGCGCCTGTGCCTGGCGCAGATCTCCAACACTCTCCTCAAAAACTTCAGCTACAACGAGATCCACAACCGCCGTGTGGCGCTGGGCATCACGTGCGTGCAGTGCACGCCGGTGCAGCTAGAGATACTGCGGCGTGCAGGGGCCATGCCCATCTCATCGCGTCGCTGCGGCATGATCACCAAGCGCGAAGCCGAGCGTCTATGCAAGTCGTTTCTGGGTGAAAACAGGCCGCCCAAGCTGCCCGACAACTTCGCCTTCGACGTGTCGCACGAGTGCGCTTGGGGTTGCAGAGGCAGCTTCATCCCCGCGCGCTACAATAGCTCGCGCGCCAAGTGCATCAAATGCAGCTACTGTAACATGTACTTCTCACCCAACAAGTTTATTTTCCACTCCCACCGCACACCGGACGCTAAGTACACGCAGCCAGACGCAGCCAACTTCAATTCTTGGCGCCGTCATCTCAAGCTCACCGACAAGAGTCCCCAAGACGAGCTAGTCTTTGCCTGGGAGGATGTGAAGGCCATGTTCAATGGCGGTAGCCGCAAGCGCGCGCTGCCTCAGCCCGGCGCTCACCCAGCCTGCCACCCACTCAGCTCCGTCAAGGCAGCCGCTGTGGCAGCCGCGGCTGCAGTGGCCGGAGGCGGTGGTTTGCTGGGCCCGCACCTGCTGGGCGCTCCACCCCCACCGCCTCCGCCACCACCCCTGGCTGAACTGGCGGGCGCTCCTCACGCCCATCACAAGAGGCCGCGCTTCGACGACGACGAAGATTCCCTGCAAGAGGCAGCCGTCGTGGCCGCAGCCAGCCTTTCGGCTGCGGCTGCCAGTCTCTCGGTGGCCGCGGCCTCTGGCGGCGCCGGGGCGGGCGGGGGTGGCGCCGGTGGTGGCTGTGTGACCGGCGTTGGCGTTGGCGCCGGCGCGGGGACAGGGGGGGCAGCTGGCGCCAAAGGCCCGCGGAGCTACCCGGTCATCCCGGTGCCTAGTAAGGGCTCATTTGGGGGCGTGCTTCAGAAGTTCCCGGGATGCGGGGGGCTTTTTCCTCATCCTTACACCTTTCCGGCCGCAGCCGCGGCCTTTGGCTTGTGCCACAAGAAGGAGGACTCGGGCGCTGCGGCTGAGGCCTTGGGGGCAGCGGGTGCGGGGAGCGCAGGTGCAGCGCCCAAGGCCGGTTTGTCCGGTCTTTTCTGGCCCGCCGGTCGCAAGGACGCTTTCTACCCGCCCTTTTGCATGTTCTGGCCACCGCGGACCCCCGGCGGGCTTCCAGTGCCCACCTATCTACAACCCCCACCGCAACCTCCCTCTGCGCTCGGCTGCGCGCTTGGTGACAGCCCAGCCTTGCTGCGCCAGGCCTTCCTGGATTTGGCTGAGCCCGGCGGCGCGGGTGCGAGCGCCGAGGCTGCGCCCCCACCGGGTCAGCCTCCTCCGGTGGTAGCCAATGGCCCGGGCTCCGGTCCACCGCCTCCTGCTGGGGGCGCCAGCACTCGCGACACGCTCTTCGAGTCGCCCCCGGGCGGCAGCGGGG
This window harbors:
- the Skor2 gene encoding SKI family transcriptional corepressor 2, yielding MASSPLPGPNDILLASPSSAFQPDALSQPRPGHANLKPNQVGQVILYGIPIVSLVIDGQERLCLAQISNTLLKNFSYNEIHNRRVALGITCVQCTPVQLEILRRAGAMPISSRRCGMITKREAERLCKSFLGENRPPKLPDNFAFDVSHECAWGCRGSFIPARYNSSRAKCIKCSYCNMYFSPNKFIFHSHRTPDAKYTQPDAANFNSWRRHLKLTDKSPQDELVFAWEDVKAMFNGGSRKRALPQPGAHPACHPLSSVKAAAVAAAAAVAGGGGLLGPHLLGAPPPPPPPPPLAELAGAPHAHHKRPRFDDDEDSLQEAAVVAAASLSAAAASLSVAAASGGAGAGGGGAGGGCVTGVGVGAGAGTGGAAGAKGPRSYPVIPVPSKGSFGGVLQKFPGCGGLFPHPYTFPAAAAAFGLCHKKEDSGAAAEALGAAGAGSAGAAPKAGLSGLFWPAGRKDAFYPPFCMFWPPRTPGGLPVPTYLQPPPQPPSALGCALGDSPALLRQAFLDLAEPGGAGASAEAAPPPGQPPPVVANGPGSGPPPPAGGASTRDTLFESPPGGSGGDCSAGSTPPADPSATSAAGAVSAGAGPAGARVPAPHHPHLLEGRKAGGGSYHHSSAFRPVGGKDDAESLAKLHGASAGAPHSAQAHHHHHHHHPHHHHHHHPAQPPSPLLLLPPQSDEPGSERHHPAPPPPPPPPPPMAPQSHHRGLLSPGGTSCSYPSEDSSEDEDDEEEEQEVDVEGHKPLEGEEEEEESRDPEDDEEEDEENGVSLGDPLVGGGRFLQGRGLSDKGNSRDRATAAAGAFPLTLNSSRLLQEDGKLGDPGSSDLPPPPPPPLAPQKASGGSSSPGSPVHHPSLEEQPSYKDNQKTKENNQAIISTKDDNNFSDKNKEHSFFITDSDASGGDFWRERSGEHTQETSSPHSLKKDVENMGKEELQKVLFEQIDLRRRLEQEFQVLKGNTSFPVFNNFQDQMKRELAYREEMVQQLQIIPYAASLIRKEKLGAHLSKS